DNA from Triticum aestivum cultivar Chinese Spring chromosome 7D, IWGSC CS RefSeq v2.1, whole genome shotgun sequence:
GGCACACGACGCCTGCTTTCTCTACATGCATGTGCTATTATGTTGccatatgttacatcgtgtgtctatcctCTCATTATATAAAAAACGTAGGATACAAGTGTTTTACTTGGAGACGACTCCATATTCTGTCTACACACCGTACAACTTGTAACCTaattgtacaataatattcgacacaactctaacagatGATGGTTGAACGCACCACTTAACGCACTCTCAGCTCACAAAATGACCCTTACAATGCTCCAGCAAGGGTATCCTTTAATCAGTTGCTGTCATAAAAATGACTTATACTCGTATCGCTCTATCCATCCTTTGGTGTCCACTGGTTCTGGTTCCTCTATCTCTATCCATCCAACTTTTCTCCTCCTCGTCACCTCATTTTCATTCACGTAACAAAATCGGCCCAGGCGTCTAGCAGCCATGTTTTCTCTTCCGTCGTTCACACGACCACTTCTCCACTGTCACACCACACGCGTGCATATGTGGTAGCCGCGCAGTGTTATTGTTCTCTCCACCACTCACTCCTTTGTCGACAGCAGCTGATCCGGCGTGTCTTACTGAGAAAATTTAGCATCGCTGAGTCTCCTCAATGGCACAAGAAAAGAGACGGGAACAACTCTAACTCGCTGGAGGTGGAGTACTAGTATAATACGGAGTATAAAATGCCGCTAACGTTGCAACTCGTTGGTGCATGCCCAGCAAGTCCGGATCTTGCTGCACCGGCAATGGATCAGGCCGCCTcctactccaccaccaccacgcccctGCTGCTGATCCTCGGCTCCCTCACGCTCGCGGTCTCGCTGTTCGTGCTGATTGGTCGCAGCAGCCATGGACGCGGGAAGGCGGGGCTCCCGCCCGGCCCGCCGGCGCTGCTCTTCCTCGCCAAGTTCGTCGCGCTCCGCCGGTCCATATTCGACCTGGGCCCGCTGCTCGTCGACCTTCACGCGCGCCACGGCCCCGTCATCTCCGTGCGCCTCTTCCGCACGCTCGTCTTCGTCGCCGACCGCAAGCTGGCCCACCGCGCGCTCGTCCAGGGCGGCGCCACCTTCGCCGACAGGCCGCCGCCGGTCGACCCTGTCCGCATGTTCACTTCCGGGGGACGTGACATCAGCTCCTcctcctacgggccgtactggcgcctccTCCGCCGGAACCTCGCCGGGGAGGCGCTCAGCCCTGCCCGTGTTGGTCTCTTCGCGCCGGCGAGGAGGTGGGCGTGCGACGGCCTCGTCTCCAGCCTCCTCAGCGAGCAGCAATCGCAGCGCCAGGACGCCGTGACGCTCAGGCCGCTCCTGCGCCGGGCCATGTTCGAGCTGCTCGTGTACATGTGCTTCGGCGCACGGCTCGGACGGGAAACGCTCGACGAGGTGGAGGAGCTGCAGCACCAGGCGCTACTCTCGGTCACCACATTCCcggtcttcgccttcttcccggCGGTCACTAAGAGACTCTTCGGCAGACGCTGGGCGGCGTGCCTCGCTGTGCGCAGGAGGCAGGACGAGGTATTCGTCCCGCTCATCCACGCGAAGCGCGGCGACGGTGACCCGCCGTGCTACGCCGACTCCCTCCTCGCCGTCCGCGTGGCCGATGAGGGCGGCCGCCAGCTCACTGACGCCGAGATGGTCGCCCTCTGCTCCGAGTTCATGAACGGTGGAACAGATACCACGGTGACCTTGCTGGAGTGGATCGTGGCCGAGCTCGTGCAACACCCCGACGTCCAGACCAAGGTCTACGAGGAGGTGAAAGCTAATCCAGAGCTCAACAACCTGCAGGCAATGCCGTACCTGAAGGCCGTCGTGCTCGAGGGCCTTCGGCTGCACCCGCCAGGCCACTTCGTCCTCCCGCACGGCGTGCAGAGCGGCGACGCGGAGATCGCGGCCTACGCGGTGCCCAAGGGAGCGGAGGTCAACTTCCTGGTAGCGGAGATTGGCCGCGACGAGACTGTGTGGACGGCGGCGCGGGAGTTCCGTCCGGAGAGGTTCCTGGAGGGCGGCGAGGGGCACGGAGTGGACATCACGGGGAGCAGGGAGATCAAGATGATGCCTTTCGGCGCAGGGCGCAGGATGTGCCCGGGGTACACGCTGGGCATGCACCACGCCGAGTACTTCGTGGCGAGAATGGTGAGGGAGCTGGAGTGGCGGCCGGCAGCGGAGGGGGCGAAGGTGGACATGGCGGAGACGCTCGATTTCACCACCGTGATGAAGCACCCGCTCCGTGCGCTCATCGTCTCCAGAAGCTAACGATTTCCCACGCAGAATGCAACCTCTCGACATATGAGTCGAAGAATACGTCGACGCAACTTTTTTATGGCGTTTAAAAGTATTTGAGTTTTTAATTTGTACTCTACTTACTAAATCAAACATATTAAGGTTTGATCATGTCTATAAAAAATACACCAACATCTGCAACACTGGATTTTTTTACATCAGTACAAACACAAGCTACATAAGCTCTCATATATACACGCATACGCTCATCCCTataaacatacacacgcacaccctatccctacgAGCAActtttttattgcatttaaaagtATTGGATGCCGATAAATGCATGGGCGTTAGGGGGctgcccacacattttgtgtggtgtataaaaGGAACAGCCCACACACCCACGTGTGGGCAAAAAAAGTAATGCCCATACACTTCTTTTTTTcctcccgatccctctcacacgcgtgcgtgtgggcgaaatagatgACGCCCACACGCCtcgtacgtcaggcctcgtacctcgtggtcccgcacgcccgcgtgacagtcaccgcgtgtcccgcagttgccatggtccagaccctcgtccatgttcgtttaactgcagttgccacgtcgctgaacttcggttgccatgtcggacaactacagttgccatggttgctcaactgtagttgccatgtatggtctgatctactgcagttgccatgatttcaaaactttaggagttgccacccactaaacactaggcagttgccatgtagcactacaagaAGGCATtgcaaaaaaacatgttcgggtaaaagagagagttgtcatgtgctcacaagcacgctagggcagttgccatgtaaaagaaagagttgccatctgcttacgtacACGCTACGGCAGTTGCCATGtatcatgcaaaaacacatggcaactcgggtaaaaaagagttgccatctgcttacaagcagaagctagggcagttgccatatgcctgcagaaacacatggcaactgccagCTTTGGGTGTGGGCTAGAAGACGGGCATGTGGGCGaagtgataaacgcccacacacTAGCCCCCTCCGCGTGCGTGAAACTAGTGTGTGGGCGagttgctaaacgcccacacaccagccccctgTGTGGTGAAAGAGaacgtgtgggcgaccggatgaatgcccacacaccaacttagtcctacgtggcacacaaaaactgCTAGAACGCGTCAAGATTCGTGCAGAATTGGTTGGACGAGGATCCATGCATGTGAGCGAGTTGCCAGatacccacacgtgtgggcgttagactTTTCGGAAGTATTTGAATTTTAATTTATACTCCTACTTACTAAATCAAACATATTAAGGTTTGATCATGTCTATAAAAAATACACCAACGTCTGCAACACTGGATTTTTTTTTACATCAGTACAGATACAAACTACACAAATTCTGATATATACACgcatacactcatctctatgaacGTACTACACACGCATAGAGCCGGCATATCCctattttttttgaaacggaggcaaaagttttgcctcatcgattaattaagaagaagagaattgcccggttaattatggaaaaccgggcgaaaaccaatACAAATACACCACATGCGAACTACTCACAAAGTATGGAACACCACAACCGCACGATCGATCCAATAGACATAACCAACCGCACAACAACAAACCCTCGCACTTATAAAACACAATGGAACACCCAACAGGAACACCTCGACTGAAGACAACGGACACCACCATGGGGACAGTCGAAGACATTTGAGATCATCCATTTAAGCAGCGGCGGACGCCTTTCCT
Protein-coding regions in this window:
- the LOC123168199 gene encoding cytochrome P450 89A2 produces the protein MPLTLQLVGACPASPDLAAPAMDQAASYSTTTTPLLLILGSLTLAVSLFVLIGRSSHGRGKAGLPPGPPALLFLAKFVALRRSIFDLGPLLVDLHARHGPVISVRLFRTLVFVADRKLAHRALVQGGATFADRPPPVDPVRMFTSGGRDISSSSYGPYWRLLRRNLAGEALSPARVGLFAPARRWACDGLVSSLLSEQQSQRQDAVTLRPLLRRAMFELLVYMCFGARLGRETLDEVEELQHQALLSVTTFPVFAFFPAVTKRLFGRRWAACLAVRRRQDEVFVPLIHAKRGDGDPPCYADSLLAVRVADEGGRQLTDAEMVALCSEFMNGGTDTTVTLLEWIVAELVQHPDVQTKVYEEVKANPELNNLQAMPYLKAVVLEGLRLHPPGHFVLPHGVQSGDAEIAAYAVPKGAEVNFLVAEIGRDETVWTAAREFRPERFLEGGEGHGVDITGSREIKMMPFGAGRRMCPGYTLGMHHAEYFVARMVRELEWRPAAEGAKVDMAETLDFTTVMKHPLRALIVSRS